The following are encoded in a window of Plasmodium vivax chromosome 10, whole genome shotgun sequence genomic DNA:
- a CDS encoding myosin C, putative (encoded by transcript PVX_097755A), whose product MNKASELSNYFRINSELVNKIENDIEKFYVWTYKSPNVDRYPDLVFFKCLVLSVDGDNYRVKEICPETNSEYVVKKEHLFNCNNMVNVNSHRLNDMLHQNSAEVLNTLAMRYEKNFIYTIAEPMLISINPYQIIDVNMEDYKTRNSDELPPHVYTYAKDAMLDFINTKNCQSIIISGESGSGKTEASKLVIKFYLSGVKQDNSISKTLWDSNFILEAFGNAKTIKNNNSSRYGKYIKIQLDENQNIVSSCIEIFLLEKIRVVSQEQEERCYHIFYEILQGMSSEMKRKYNIKSETEYKYISNKSVTIPEIDDAKDFENLMTSMDKMNMSSLKDDLFLTLSGIMLLGNIEFNEIEKGGKTNCSELSEENLKVVQETSDLLGIDYVSLSNSLTFTEKNIAKQRIEIPLSVEESLSICRSISKDIYNKIFEHITKKINEFLNNNKELDRYIGILDIFGFEIFLKNSLEQLLINIANEEIHNIYLYVVYEKESNLYKSEGIIAESVKYTTNESIIDLLRGKTSVISILEDSCLAPGKKDESIVGVYTNKFAKHPQYATCKRDMNGSFVIKHTVSDVTYSISNFISKNKDILSPNILRMLQVSKNDLVRSMYEDVEVTESLGKKNLITFKYLENLQKISSYLKNTNIYFIKCIKPNENKQKNNFNQRKVFPQLFSLSIVETLNIKYFFQYKYTFSSFLSYYQYLDLPTSNDSSLDDKGKVSKMLQRNFGDDSYKIGNTMVFLKKDAIHTIREIISNNLKSYKNLCSITSALITKIKKRTTVGENINHLQLAQAYFRKHKYIAQLK is encoded by the exons ATGAATAAAGCTAGCGAACTAAGTAACTACTTCAGGATTAATAGCGAATTggtgaacaaaattgaaaatgataTCGAAAAGTTTTATGTGTGGACCTACAAAAGTCCAAATGTGGACCGTTACCCCGATCTTGTTTTCTTCAAATGCTTAGTGCTTAGCGTCGATGGAGACAATTACAGAGTGAAGGAAATCTGCCCAGAGACGAACAGCGAGTATGTAGTGAAAAAGGAGCACTTGTTTAACTGTAACAATATGGTGAATGTAAATAGTCACAGGCTAAACGATATGCTGCACCAAAATTCGGCCGAGGTTTTAAACACCCTGGCCATGAGGTatgaaaagaattttatCTACACCATAGCAGAGCCAATGTTAATTTCGATCAACCCATACCAAATTATTGACGTCAATATGGAAGATTACAAAACGAGGAATTCGGACGAACTCCCTCCGCATGTCTACACGTATGCGAAGGATGCAATGCTCgattttataaatactaAGAATTGTCAGTCTATTATTATAAGCGGCGAAAGTGGGTCTGGTAAAACGGAGGCCTCCAAGCTGGTTATTAAGTTTTACCTCTCTGGGGTCAAGCAGGACAACAGCATTTCGAAAACGTTGTGGGACTCCAACTTTATACTAGAG GCCTTCGGAAACGCCAAAACTATAAAGAATAACAATTCCAGCAGGTACGGAAAGTACATTAAAATTCAGTTGGACGAAAACCAGAACATTGTCTCCTCCTGCATTGAAATTTTTCTCTTGGAAAAGATAAGAGTTGTTTCACAG GAGCAAGAGGAAAGATGCTACCACATTTTTTACGAAATCCTCCAAGGGATGAGCAGCGAGATGAAGAGAAAGTACAACATTAAGTCGGAGACGGAGTACAAGTACATTTCCAACAAGTCCGTTACCATACCGG aaATTGACGACGCCAAAGATTTTGAGAATTTGATGACTTCCATGGACAAAATGAATATGTCCAGCTTGAAGGACGACCTGTTCCTGACCCTATCAG GAATAATGCTACTGGGCAATATCGAATTTAACGAAATTGAGAAGGGCGGGAAAACAAATTGCAGCGAGCTGAGtgaggaaaatttaaaagttgTTCAGGAGACGAGTGACTTGTTGGGCATCGACTACGTCAGCTTGAGCAACAGCCTAACATTCACAGAAAAGAATATAGCAAAGCAGAGGATAGAAATTCCACTATCTGTTGAAGAGTCCCTCTCCATTTGCCGATCCATTTCGAAggatatatataacaaaatatttgaGCACATTACGAAGAAGATAAATGAGTTTTTAAACAACAACAAGGAGTTGGATAGATATATAGGCATCCTTGACATTTTCGggtttgaaatttttttgaaaaattcttTGGAGCAGCTACTCATCAACATAGCCAATGAGGAGATTCACAACATATACCTCTACGTGGTGTACGAGAAGGAGTCCAACCTTTACAAGAGCGAGGGCATCATCGCTGAGTCGGTGAAGTACACGACGAACGAGAGTATCATCGATTTGCTTCGAGGGAAGACCAGCGtgatttccattttggaggaCTCTTGCCTGGCCCCGGGGAAGAAGGACGAG tCCATCGTGGGCGTGTACACGAACAAGTTCGCCAAGCACCCGCAGTACGCCACGTGCAAAAGGGACATGAACGGCAGCTTCGTCATCAAGCACACCGTTAGCGACGTCACCTACAGCATCTCAAACTTCATTTCGAAGAATAAGGACATTTTGTCGCCCAACATCCTGCGGATGCTGCAG GTCTCCAAGAACGACCTAGTCAGAAGCATGTACGAAGACGTAGAAGTGACGGAATccttgggaaaaaaaaacttaattacatttaaatatttgGAAAACCTCCAAAAAATCAGCTCCTACTTGAAaaacacaaatatatatttcataaaatgcATTAAGCCAAACGAAAATAagcagaaaaataatttcaatcAGAGGAAAGTTTTCCCTCAGCTGTTTTCCTTGTCCATTGTGGAAActctaaatataaaatatttctttcaGTACAAATAcaccttttcttccttccttaGTTACTACCAATATTTGGACCTGCCCACCTCGAATGACAGTAGCTTGGACGACAAGGGCAAGGTCTCCAAGATGCTTCAGCGGAACTTCGGCGACGATTCGTATAAG ATCGGCAACACCATGGTCTTCTTAAAAAAGGACGCCATCCACACCATTCGAGAAATAATTAGCAACAACCTGAAGAGCTACAAAAACCTGTGCAGCATTACCAGCGCATTGATTacaaaaattaagaagagGACCACCGTGGGCGAAAACATAAATCATTTGCAGCTCGCTCAGGCCTACTTCAGGAAGCACAAGTACATTGCGCAGCTGAAGTAG